The following are from one region of the Camelus dromedarius isolate mCamDro1 chromosome 34, mCamDro1.pat, whole genome shotgun sequence genome:
- the NLRX1 gene encoding NLR family member X1 — translation MRWGCHLPRASWGPGLGRALQPADERIPFLIHWSWPLKGQSPTGPPRAFIRHYGSSAGSGPPSERHGQLFRGIAAAEAIQQHRRNLAEWFSRLPREERQFGPSFALDTVHVDPVIRESTPDEHRPPAELALEHQPPSAGLPLLALSQLFDPDVCGRRVQTVVLYGTVGTGKSTLVRKMVLDWCYGRLPAFELLIPFSCEDLSSLGPAPASLCQLVAQRYTPLKEVLPLMAAARSRLLFVLHGLEHLNLDFRLAGTGLCSDPEQPVAPAAIIVNLLRKYMLPEASILVTTRPSAIGRIPSKYVGRYGEICGFSDTNLQKLYFQLRLNQPDCGHGAGGVGVTPAQRDHLVEMLSRNLEGHHQIAAACFLPSYCWLVCATLYFLHAPTPAGQTLTSIYTSFLRLNFSGEMLDSTDPSKLSLMAYAARTMGKLAYEGVSSRKTYFSEEDVRGCLEAGLKTEEEFQLLHVFRRDALRFFLAPCVEPGHQGTFVFTVPAMQEYLAALYIVLGLRKTTLQRVGKEVAELVGRVGEDVSLVLGIVAKLLPLRALPLLINLLKVVPRVFGRVVGKSREGVAQAMVLEMFREEDYYNDDVLDQMGASILGVEGPRRHPDEPPEDEVFELFPMFMGGLLSAHNRAILAQLGCPIKTLDALENAQAIKKKLGKLGRQVLPPSELLDHLFFHYEFQNQCFSAEVLGSLRQLNLAGVRMTPLKCTVVAAVLGSGRHALDEVNLASCQLDPAGLRTLRPVFLRARKLGLQLNSLGPEACRDLRDLLLHDQCQVTTLRLSNNPLTAAGVALLVEGLAGNTSLKHLSLLHTDLGDEGLQLLAAQLDRNQQLQELNVAYNGAGDAAALALAKAAWKHPSLELLHLYFNELSSEGRQALRDLGSTTEGGARVVVSLTEGTAVSEYWSVILGEVQRNLNSWDRTRVRRHLELLLRDLEDNRGATLNPWRKAQLLRVEGEVRALLEQLGGRGS, via the exons ATGAGGTGGGGCTGCCATTTGCCCAGGGCCTCTTGGGGCCCTGGTCTGGGAAGAGCACTTCAGCCAGCAG ATGAACGTATCCCTTTCCTGATCCACTGGAGTTGGCCTCTTAAAGGGCAGAGTCCCACTGGGCCCCCTAG GGCCTTTATTCGCCACTATGGAAGCTCAGCGGGCAGTGGTCCCCCATCAGAGAGGCACGGGCAGTTGTTCCGGGGCATCGCTGCAGCTG AAGCTATCCAGCAGCACCGCCGGAACCTGGCTGAATGGTTCAGCCGGCTGCCCAGGGAAGAACGCCAGTTCGGCCCATCCTTTGCACTAGACACGGTCCATGTAGATCCTGTAATCCGAGAGAGCACCCCCGATGAGCATCGCCCACCAGCCGAGCTCGCCCTGGAGCATCAGCCACCCTCGGCCGGGCTCCCCCTACTGGCCCTGTCTCAGCTCTTTGATCCAGATGTCTGTGGGCGCCGAGTGCAGACAGTGGTACTCTATGGGACGGTGGGCACAGGCAAGAGCACGCTGGTGCGCAAGATGGTCCTGGACTGGTGTTACGGGCGGCTGCCAGCCTTCGAACTGCTCATCCCCTTCTCCTGCGAAGACCTGTCATCCCTGGGTCCTGCACCTGCCTCCTTGTGCCAACTTGTGGCCCAGCGCTACACGCCCCTGAAGGAGGTTCTGCCTCTGATGGCCGCGGCCAGGTCCCGCCTGCTCTTTGTGCTCCATGGCTTGGAGCATCTTAACCTCGATTTCCGGTTGGCAGGCACTGGGCTTTGCAGTGATCCCGAGCAGCCAGTGGCACCTGCTGCCATCATTGTCAACCTGCTGCGCAAGTACATGTTGCCAGAG GCCAGCATTCTGGTGACCACCCGGCCCTCTGCCATTGGTCGTATCCCCAGCAAGTATGTGGGCCGCTATGGTGAGATCTGTGGCTTCTCTGATACCAACCTACAAAAGCTCTACTTCCAGCTCCGCCTCAACCAGCCAGACTGCGGGCATGGTGCTGGGGGAGTGGGGGTCACGCCGGCTCAGCGTGACCACCTGGTGGAGATGCTCTCCCGGAACCTGGAGGGGCACCACCAGATCGCTGCCGCCTGCTTCCTGCCCTCCTATTGCTGGCTTGTCTGTGCCACCTTGTACTTCCTGCATGCCCCTACCCCAGCCGGCCAGACCCTCACGAGCATCTATACTAGCTTCCTGCGTCTAAACTTCAGTGGGGAGATGCTGGACAGCACGGATCCCTCCAAGTTGTCCCTGATGGCCTATGCAGCCCGAACCATGGGCAAGTTGGCCTATGAGGGGGTATCCTCCCGCAAGACGTACTTCTCTGAAGAAGATGTCCGTGGCTGCCTGGAAGCTGGCCTCAAGACCGAAGAGGAGTTTCAGCTGCTGCATGTCTTCCGCCGGGATGCCCTGAGGTTTTTTCTGGCCCCGTGCGTGGAGCCAGGGCACCAGGGTACCTTCGTGTTCACGGTGCCCGCCATGCAGGAATACCTGGCTGCCCTCTACATTGTGCTGGGTTTGCGGAAGACGACTCTGCAGCGCGTGGGGAAGGAAGTGGCTGAGCTCGTGGGCCGTGTTGGGGAGGACGTCAGCCTGGTCCTGGGCATTGTGGCCAAGCTGCTGCCCCTGCGGGCCCTGCCCCTGCTCATCAACCTGCTCAAG GTGGTTCCACGAGTGTTTGGGCGCGTGGTGGGTAAGAGCCGTGAGGGAGTGGCCCAGGCCATGGTGCTGGAGATGTTCCGGGAGGAGGACTACTACAACGACGACGTCCTGGACCAGATGGGTGCCAGTATCCTGGGCGTGGAGGGTCCCCGGCGCCACCCGGATGAACCCCCAGAGGATGAGGTCTTTGAGCTTTTCCCCATGTTCATGGGCGGGCTTCTCTCTGCCCACAACCGGGCCATCCTGGCTCAGCTCGGCTGCCCCATCAAGACCCTGGATGCCCTGGAGAATGCCCAGGCCATCAAGAAGAAGCTGGGCAAGCTGGGCCGGCAGGTGCTGCCCCCCTCGGAGCTCCTGGACCACCTCTTCTTCCACTACGAGTTCCAGAATCAGTGCTTCTCCGCCGAGGTGCTGGGCTCCCTGCGCCAGCTCAACCTGGCGGGCGTGCGCATGACGCCCCTCAAGTGCACAGTGGTGGCAGCGGTACTGGGCAGCGGGAGGCATGCCCTGGACGAGGTGAACTTGGCCTCCTGCCAGCTGGACCCTGCTGGGCTGCGTACGCTCAGACCTGTCTTCCTACGTGCCCGGAAGCTGGG CTTGCAACTCAACAGCCTGGGCCCCGAGGCCTGCAGGGACCTCCGAGATTTGCTGCTGCATGACCAGTGCCAAGTTACCACCCTACG GCTGTCCAACAACCCACTGACAGCGGCAGGTGTGGCCCTGCTGGTGGAGGGGCTGGCAGGAAACACCTCGCTGAAACACCTGTCTCTGCTGCACACGGACCTGGGGGACGAGGGCCTACAGCTGCTGGCTGCCCAGCTGGACCGTAATCAGCAACTACAGGAGCTGAACGTGGCCTACAATGGTGCTGGTGACGCAGCAGCTCTGGCCTTAGCCAAGGCTGCCTGGAAGCATCCATCTCTGGAGCTGCTGCA CCTCTACTTCAATGAGCTGAGCTCAGAGGGCCGCCAGGCCCTGCGGGACTTGGGGAGCACCACTGAGGGTGGTGCCCGGGTCGTGGTGTCGCTGACAGAGGGGACGGCAGTGTCTGAGTACTGGTCAGTGATCCTGGGTGAAGTCCAGCGGAACCTCAACAGCTGGGATCGGACCCGGGTCCGGCGCCACCTTGAACTGCTGCTGCGGGATCTGGAAGATAACCGAGGAGCCACCCTGAATCCTTGGCGCAAGGCCCAGCTGCTTCGAGTGGAGGGCGAGGTCAGGgccctcctggagcagctgggaggCCGTGGAAGCTGA